A single genomic interval of Oryzias latipes chromosome 3, ASM223467v1 harbors:
- the LOC101157435 gene encoding AP-1 complex subunit sigma-2 has translation MQFMLLFSRQGKLRLQKWYVPLSDKERKKISRDLVQTILARKPKMCSFLEWRDLKIVYKRYASLYFCCAVEDQDNELITLEIIHRYVELLDKYFGSVCELDIIFNFEKAYFILDEFLLGGEAQETSKKNVLKAIEQADLLQEEAEAPRSVLEEIGLT, from the exons ATGCAGTTCATGCTGTTGTTCAGCCGTCAGGGGAAACTGCGGTTACAGAAGTGGTATGTCCCTCTGTCTGACAAGGAGAGGAAGAAAATTTCTAGAGACTTGGTCCAGACTATATTGGCCAGGAAGCCCAAGATGTGCAGCTTCCTCGAGTGGAGGGATCTCAAGATTGTGTACAAAAg GTATGCAAGCCTGTACTTCTGCTGCGCAGTAGAGGATCAGGATAATGAACTGATCACCCTGGAGATAATCCACAGATATGTGGAGCTGCTGGACAAGTATTTTGGCAGC GTCTGTGAACTGGATATTATCTTCAACTTCGAGAAAGCCTACTTTATCCTGGATGAGTTCCTGTTGGGGGGCGAGGCCCAGGAAACGTCCAAAAAGAATGTGCTGAAGGCCATCGAGCAGGCCGACCTGCTGCAAGAG GAGGCCGAGGCGCCACGGAGTGTCTTAGAAGAAATTGGGTTGACATAA